TTATATAAAGGGTGGTAAATTCGCTCAGTCTGCTCAATGAGACTGAAACATATGTTTTGGATTCTATGACCCACTCAATTTACTCTCGGTTAGATTCAGTGGAATCCCTTCCATATATGTTTTATCTCGGCCTGTTTTTTGTTAATGTCTTAATTCTCTACTATACCTTCTTAATGGAATACATAGTCCTTAATGTAGGGATAGTATTCTTGCCAGAGGATATGGACCAGGCACTGGTGGATTTGGGTGTACTTTCTGACCCAGCCTCAATTCCATATGACACAGACGCCGAGCTGGATGTTTTTGAGGGTTATCTGGAATAAACAAACCATGATTGACACTTCAAGCCGAAGCCTTCGTGGGGAAGATGTCATTTGGCTGGTTCGTTTGGTTTCTGGACAACCATTGTCAAAGGGAACTACATATGATCTCTGCAGACATAAAAGGATGCTGCAGTGGTCAGCCTATAAAAAAGTGACTTTCATGAATAAGTAAGTAGTCAGTTAAATGATGAGTCATACTCCAAGAATATGTGCATTGAGTGTTGTGTCTCCACAGGACTTCCAGGTTCAGAGGACTGACCTGCAAGCAAGCCATCGTGCCACATGGAATATTTACCTGGAACATATAAGCAGAATGGCCATTGTGGTTTTCCATGGCTTAGCCAGCCAGCGTCTCTTCAGAGATCAAATTCAGACTCGAACCACTACTGtggatataaatattacataagcctatttatttttagtttggcATTCAGTACTCATGCAGGGGCTTTGTTACTTTGTAGGCAGAACCCTTACACGTGGTCAGCCACTGCATGTTTTCGTTCCCTTTAATGCTATTTAAATGAGCAATATGTCATGAGACAAACAGAGTGTCTGAATCAGTGTGAGTTTTTTCTTAAAGTCTCTCTTAGGAACAGCATATTTGTGACAGCCTGAGAATTATATATTTGTCTGAGGTTTGTTTATCCACTCAATATAAATTATTACTTTCACTTTATGTTGTCATGGTGTCATATATGACTTTCAAAAATCTGGTGCTTTATTTTAGAAAGTTTGTGTGTAACATCTGACTTCTCTGGTCTAAATGAGATCCTATGAAATAACAATTGTTTGCTAAAAAGATCAAGGTCATCGACCAAGATCTAGTTTTAAACACATGTCAGTTTCTTAGAAATGGGCTGTTTATAATTGTTCAtttcatatggttttgaaaaacttTTATGCCACTTTTAAGAAAGGTTTCAGTTTAGTGACTCGTGCGGTGTGTTCatcaattaaaaagtaatgcacatATATTAACATATTATATATTCTAGCTTATTTTAGCatcaggtgctggtcatataattagaataccatcaaaaagttgatttatttcactaactgTTTATAACTAACAACTAagtaaaatcccaaattcaatatcccagaaaattagaatattgtgaaaaggttcagtattgaagacacctggtgccacactctaataagctaattaactcaaaacacctgcaaagcctttaaatggtctctcagtccagttctgtaggctacacaatcatggggaagactgccgatttgacacaaaaggtcattgcaaaagaggatggctgttcacagagctctgtttccaagcacattaatagagagccGGAGGGAAGGAAGAGATGtagtagaaaaaagtgtacaagcaatagggataaccgcaccgcaagagtggactgcagctggagtcagtgcgtCAAGAACctctacgcacagacgtatgcaagacatgggtttcagctgtcgcattccttgtgtcaagccactcttgaacaacagacagcgtcagaagcatctcgcttcaaaaaggagtGGACTGCTGaagagtggtccacagttatgttctctgatgaaagtacattttgcatttcctttggaagtcAGGGTCCCAGaggctggaggaagagaggagaggcacagagtccacgttgcttgaggtccagtgtaaagtttccacagtaggtgatggtttggggtgccatgtcatctgctggtgttggtccactgtgttttctgagtttcaaggtcaatgcagccgtatATCAGGAAAGTTTAGAGCACTTGATGCTtcttgctgctgaccaactttatggagatgcagatttcattttccaacaggacttggcacctgcacacagtgccaaagctaccagtacctggtttaaggaccatggtatccctgttcttaattggccagcaaactcgcctgaccttaaccccatagaaaatcaatggggcattgtgaagaggaagatgcgatatgccagacccaacaatgcagaagagctgaaggccactatcagagcaacctgggctctcataacacctgagtaGTGCCACAgattgatcgactccatgccaagcctcattgctgcagtaattcaggcaaaaggagccccaactaggtattgagtgctgtacatgctcatacttttcatatttttatactttttcgttggccaagatttctaaaaatcctttctttgtattggtcttaagttatattctaattttctgagatactgaatttgggattttccttagttgtcagttataatcatcaaaattaaaataaacatttgaaatatatcagtctgtgtgtaatgaatgaatatactatacaagtttcactttttgaatggaattggtgaaataaataaactttttgatgatattctaattatatgaccagcacctgtgtgtgcAGTAAAGAGTCTTGCGGGAGTTGCTCCACATAAATTAtacataca
The sequence above is a segment of the Carassius carassius chromosome 9, fCarCar2.1, whole genome shotgun sequence genome. Coding sequences within it:
- the LOC132149072 gene encoding dexamethasone-induced protein homolog; the encoded protein is MTHSIYSRLDSVESLPYMFYLGLFFVNVLILYYTFLMEYIVLNVGIVFLPEDMDQALVDLGVLSDPASIPYDTDAELDVFEGYLE